Proteins co-encoded in one Prunus persica cultivar Lovell chromosome G6, Prunus_persica_NCBIv2, whole genome shotgun sequence genomic window:
- the LOC109949755 gene encoding uncharacterized protein LOC109949755, translating to MAAADTCCRHQRLLNSLERFLLLRGDHKVQRFRFVWRRNQRSSSSCICRDVYFRVMSWVHKAVKCNVEEVDLDLFGLDDPILDFPSSIFLCESLKSLSVHMERLILKAPSVSFSSNLKDLELSGVFIADEEGFFKWISCSCKCIQFFSFFFFFQKCGFDMGYWKLENLAFIHELKYFTIELSEGSNGVKLAKYILEWAAKLKSVVVICSPQNLEEVKRKLAKCKMISKAAIFFKERRGKANKDSSLIGLCLV from the exons ATGGCTGCTGCTGACACGTGTTGTAGGCATCAAAGGTTGTTGAATTCTCTTGAAAGGTTCCTATTGCTTCGTGGGGATCATAAGGTACAGCGCTTCCGTTTTGTTTGGCGCAGGAACCAaagatcatcatcatcgtGCATCTGTCGTGATGTCTACTTCCGGGTGATGTCGTGGGTCCACAAGGCGGTGAAGTGTAACGTTGAAGAGGTTGATCTTGATCTGTTTGGTCTAGATGACCCCATTCTGGATTTTCCGTCTTCCATCTTTCTATGTGAATCTTTGAAGTCTCTATCGGTGCACATGGAGCGTCTGATTCTTAAAGCCCCCTCCGTCTCCTTTTCCTCGAATCTAAAAGACTTGGAGTTGTCGGGTGTTTTTATAGCAGATGAGGAGGGGTTTTTCAAATGGATCTCATGTTCTTGCAAATGCATCCAG tttttttcctttttttttttttttcagaaatgtgGATTTGATATGGGATACTGGAAACTAGAGAACCTTGCTTTTATTCATGAGCTTAAGTACTTTACGATAGAGCTTTCAGAAGGGTCCAATGGTGTTAAATTAGCAAAGTATATACTCGAGTGGGCTGCAAAATTGAAGAGTGTTGTCGTAATTTGTTCACCTCAAAATTTGGAGGAAGTTAAGAGGAAGTTAGCGAAATGCAAGATGATTTCCAAGGCTGCAATTTTCTTTAAGGAAAGACGGGGAAAAGCGAACAAAGACAGCTCTTTGATAGGTTTATGCTTAGTGTGA
- the LOC18773425 gene encoding transcription factor bHLH149 codes for MAASLISNVDGSLDASLIESSRKKRRKIGAVESDRNPTTNTGARWRSETEQRIYSTKLVEALRQARQRSSRAAKVSGGGREVKKAADRVLAAAAKGTTRWSRAILRTRLRLNQKLHKRRTARVTGNNRLKKAEVRREGRKSPVVERKVRVLSRLVPGCRKASLPNLLEETSDYISALEMQVRAMAALTELLSGSPVNHVGSSLSSSS; via the coding sequence ATGGCGGCGTCGCTGATCTCAAACGTCGACGGAAGCCTCGACGCGTCGTTGATAGAGTCGTCTCGCAAAAAGCGGAGGAAAATCGGAGCCGTCGAATCGGATCGGAATCCTACTACGAACACCGGAGCCCGATGGAGATCCGAGACGGAGCAACGGATCTACTCCACGAAGCTCGTGGAGGCGCTCCGTCAGGCTCGCCAGAGATCGTCGCGGGCGGCCAAGGTCTCCGGAGGGGGCAGGGAAGTGAAGAAGGCGGCGGACCGAGTTCTGGCGGCGGCGGCCAAGGGCACGACTCGGTGGAGCAGAGCGATTTTAAGAACTCGACTCAGATTGAACCAGAAGCTTCACAAACGTAGAACGGCGAGGGTGACGGGGAATAACCGGTTGAAGAAAGCGGAGGTTAGGAGGGAGGGGAGGAAGTCACCGGTTGTGGAGAGAAAAGTTCGGGTTCTGAGCCGGTTAGTTCCCGGTTGCCGGAAGGCGTCGTTGCCGAACCTTCTAGAAGAAACGAGCGATTACATATCGGCTCTGGAGATGCAGGTGAGAGCCATGGCTGCTCTCACCGAGCTTCTCTCCGGTTCGCCGGTTAATCACGTCGGCTCGAGCCTCAGTTCTTCGAGTTGA